The DNA window ATTAAAAGCAGGATTCCCTGAAAATGCAATCAACATGGTTCTAGGTCGACGACAAGTTGCACAACAGATTGTTAAAGATGATCGTGTAAATGTGATTTCGTTTACAGGTGGAACAGTAGCCAGCACAAATATTTGTGAATTAGCTGGAATGAAAAAAGTATTACTTGAATTAGGTGGAAATGCTGCCACTATTATTCATGATGATGCAGATTTAAATCGTGCTGCTGCCATGTGTGCGAAAACAGGATTCAGTAATTCAGGCCAAAGTTGTATTTCTGTTCAACGAATCTATGTGCATCAATCAGTAGTATCGGAATTCACAGAACGTTTAAAAGAAGAAGTGCTTAAACTTAAGATTGGAGATCCTTTATTACCTGATACTGATGTAGGTTGTGTAGTAGATACGAATGCAGCCACACGTGTGACAGATTGGATCCAAGAAGCTGTTCAGTTAGGGGCAAAAGTAATTTGTGGCGGCAAACAGCATGGAGCTACAGTCGAACCAACGGTTCTATTAAATCCTCCTAAAAAGAGTAAAGTAGTATGTGAAGAGGTATTTGGACCAATTGTGAGTATTATTCCATATGAAACGATTGAAGAGGCTATTGAAGAAACAAATGATTCAGACTTTGGTCTTCAAGCTGGAATTTTCACAAATCAAATGGATTTAGCCTACAAAGTAGCTCACTCACTTGAAATGGGGGGTGTGGTCATTAACGGAACTTCAAACTTTAGACTGGACCATTGGCCATACGGAGGCGTGAAGAATAGTGGTGTTGGACGTGAGGGCCCTCGCTATGCGATTGAAGATATGACTGAAATGAAAATGATTGTATTACGACTTCCGGATAATGAGTAAAAACTGAATTGATAGAGAATGAAACGTAATCCTCTGTTTACGCTTCATTCTCTATTAGGAAAAGGAGTGTACTTATGAAAGATTTAATCTCACATCAATTAGTTAAATACCTTGAAGATCGAGGAGTGGAACATATCTTTGGTCTTTGTGGACATACAAACATTGCCGTTTTAACAGCTTTGGAAAAGAGTACAATTAAATTTATTAATGTCAGACATGAACAAATTTCAGCGCATGCGGCAGACGGATATGCGCGTGTGACGAAAAAAGCTTCTGTTGTCTTAAGTCACTTAGGGCCTGGTTTAACTAATGCAGCGACTGGCGTCGCAAATGCGGCATTAGATTCCATCCCTATGGTCGTTATTGCTGGAGATGTACCGACTCATTATTACGGAAAACATCCACACCAAGAAGTAAATTTACACGCCGATGCCTCTCAATATGAAATTTATCGCCCATTTGTGAAGCGTGCTTGGCGAGTGGATCGTCCCGACTTATTTCCAGAAATTATTGAAAAGGCTTTCTTATTAGCTGAGAGTGGCAATCCTGGTCCAGTTTTAGTATCTGTACCGATGGATATCTTCTCCAAAGAAGTAGATGTATCGTTATTTGAACGTTTAAAACACAAT is part of the Priestia aryabhattai genome and encodes:
- a CDS encoding aldehyde dehydrogenase family protein codes for the protein MIETIEKQSQPYINGEWISADREVVSIKSPYSGEVIGEQVLATQEDVEKALASAYEAKKQIAAIPSHQRAKILKQAASLLEQEKERFAKLISLELGKPLKNTLDEVARSIETLELSGEEAKRLMGETLPGDASERGTRAIASTFRVPVGVVAAITPFNAPLNLVCHKVGPAFAAGNSVILKPSSQTTLIATELIKLLLKAGFPENAINMVLGRRQVAQQIVKDDRVNVISFTGGTVASTNICELAGMKKVLLELGGNAATIIHDDADLNRAAAMCAKTGFSNSGQSCISVQRIYVHQSVVSEFTERLKEEVLKLKIGDPLLPDTDVGCVVDTNAATRVTDWIQEAVQLGAKVICGGKQHGATVEPTVLLNPPKKSKVVCEEVFGPIVSIIPYETIEEAIEETNDSDFGLQAGIFTNQMDLAYKVAHSLEMGGVVINGTSNFRLDHWPYGGVKNSGVGREGPRYAIEDMTEMKMIVLRLPDNE